A single Silvibacterium dinghuense DNA region contains:
- a CDS encoding alpha-L-fucosidase has translation MKRLAGLALAAALLTGAAAASAQNFADIKPAPQQLEWQDLQFGVIIHFGTNTFLDREWGDGTATPQTFNPKHFDPDQWMKAIKASGAKYVVMVAKHHDGFCLWPTEQTDYSVKASPWMDGKGDVVGAVAKAARANGLGFGIYLSPWDRHDPRYKEKDTTEYDKYYQSELEELVTKYGDLTEFWLDGAGSGGHVYDFPKIVETLRTYQPNTIVFADTALFQYADARWVGTESGFINYENWNVIDRHGYLRWRPIEADTPLHKLQWFWHPNSDQTLRSLDDLVNSWENSVGHGGQWMLGAAPNSDGLLPEADVKRLKELGDTLRQRYSNNLAQHHLSTDENTTNALDGDRDTFWSAPEGSRSATLEVRFAHPETIDHALTMEWLNDGQLIQQYRIEAWKDGRWVPVVSDFAIGHMKIDRFPAVITDRVRLNIVAAAGQARIREFQLFHLDEAGMETAAK, from the coding sequence ATGAAGAGACTCGCAGGGCTGGCCCTAGCGGCCGCGCTTCTCACCGGCGCAGCCGCCGCATCGGCGCAGAACTTTGCCGACATCAAACCCGCGCCGCAGCAGCTGGAGTGGCAGGATCTTCAGTTCGGCGTCATCATCCACTTCGGCACCAACACCTTTCTCGACCGTGAATGGGGCGATGGCACAGCCACGCCGCAGACCTTCAACCCGAAGCACTTCGATCCCGACCAGTGGATGAAGGCCATCAAAGCCTCGGGTGCGAAGTACGTAGTCATGGTCGCCAAGCATCATGACGGATTCTGCCTGTGGCCCACCGAGCAGACCGACTACAGCGTGAAGGCGAGCCCATGGATGGACGGCAAGGGCGACGTGGTCGGCGCAGTGGCGAAGGCAGCTCGCGCCAACGGCCTCGGCTTCGGCATCTATCTTTCCCCCTGGGACCGGCATGATCCTCGCTACAAGGAAAAGGACACTACCGAATATGACAAGTACTACCAGTCGGAGCTCGAAGAGCTGGTGACAAAGTACGGTGACCTGACCGAGTTCTGGCTGGATGGCGCCGGCAGCGGCGGCCACGTCTACGACTTCCCGAAGATCGTCGAAACACTGCGCACCTACCAGCCGAATACTATCGTCTTCGCCGACACCGCTCTTTTCCAGTACGCGGACGCGCGCTGGGTCGGCACCGAGTCAGGCTTCATCAACTACGAGAACTGGAACGTCATCGACCGGCATGGCTATCTGCGCTGGCGGCCCATCGAAGCCGATACACCGCTGCACAAGTTGCAATGGTTCTGGCATCCGAACAGCGACCAGACGCTGCGCAGCCTCGACGACCTGGTGAACAGCTGGGAGAACTCAGTAGGACACGGAGGCCAGTGGATGCTGGGCGCGGCTCCGAACAGTGACGGCCTGCTGCCCGAGGCCGATGTGAAGCGCCTGAAGGAGCTGGGTGACACGCTCCGCCAGCGTTATTCGAATAATCTCGCGCAACATCACCTCTCCACCGACGAAAATACCACCAACGCACTCGACGGCGACCGCGACACCTTCTGGTCCGCACCTGAAGGCTCGCGCTCGGCAACACTCGAGGTGCGCTTCGCGCATCCGGAGACGATCGATCACGCGCTGACGATGGAGTGGCTCAACGACGGGCAGCTCATCCAGCAGTACCGGATCGAGGCATGGAAGGATGGCAGGTGGGTGCCTGTGGTTTCGGACTTCGCCATCGGCCATATGAAGATCGACCGCTTCCCTGCCGTCATCACCGACCGCGTGCGGCTGAACATCGTGGCCGCGGCAGGACAGGCGCGTATTCGCGAGTTCCAGCTCTTCCATCTGGACGAGGCAGGCATGGAGACAGCCGCGAAGTAG
- a CDS encoding DeoR/GlpR family DNA-binding transcription regulator yields MALKQHDRAKRILHLLLEKGKGSVDELAAAVNASPASIRRDLIELEQRGLINRTHGGAEVPGQTSYKPFRFDAAFSLREERFADEKRRIALAAAELVVENDTIALSPGTTTTQIARSLRHREGIHIVTSAINIGMELSSQPNMKVTVTGGAIRWPGSFSLVGATAYEALQRLFFDKVFMGATGIHPEHGLTVIESDEALILSEMVKHGKQVIAVVDASKLGMVSTSQVCPPQKIHTIITDDSVAAETIESFAQVGVPVIAV; encoded by the coding sequence ATGGCCCTGAAACAGCACGACCGCGCCAAGCGCATCCTGCACCTGCTGCTCGAAAAGGGCAAGGGCAGCGTAGACGAGCTGGCCGCCGCAGTAAACGCCTCTCCGGCAAGCATTCGCCGCGACCTGATTGAACTCGAGCAGCGCGGGCTGATCAACCGCACCCACGGCGGCGCCGAGGTGCCCGGACAAACCTCCTACAAGCCATTCCGCTTCGACGCAGCCTTTTCGCTGCGCGAGGAGCGCTTCGCCGATGAGAAGCGGCGCATTGCGCTGGCTGCGGCGGAGCTGGTCGTCGAGAACGACACCATCGCGCTTTCTCCCGGCACGACAACGACACAGATCGCGCGCAGCCTGCGTCATCGCGAAGGCATTCACATCGTGACCAGCGCCATCAACATCGGCATGGAGCTCTCGAGCCAGCCGAACATGAAAGTCACGGTGACAGGCGGAGCCATCCGCTGGCCGGGCTCGTTTTCGCTTGTGGGCGCGACCGCCTATGAGGCGCTGCAGCGGCTGTTCTTCGACAAGGTCTTCATGGGCGCCACCGGCATCCATCCGGAGCACGGACTGACTGTTATCGAGTCGGACGAGGCGCTCATCCTGTCGGAGATGGTGAAGCACGGCAAGCAGGTCATCGCTGTCGTCGATGCAAGCAAGCTGGGCATGGTGAGCACCTCGCAGGTATGCCCGCCGCAGAAGATTCACACCATCATCACCGACGACAGCGTCGCAGCGGAAACGATCGAGTCCTTTGCCCAGGTCGGCGTCCCGGTCATTGCGGTCTAA
- a CDS encoding DUF5009 domain-containing protein: MTARTPAAPTASSRIVSIDIFRGLTMTVMVFVNALAEIRGIPQWSRHEPAVVDAMTYVDMVFPFFLFLVGLSLPLAIRARLKKNPSMPALWLHVILRSLSLVVLGLILANADAGSRTLMGLSPGVWGLLALGGGILLWNVYPGFASGSRLVLGLKLLGLALLVVMYAIFRRMVHTPDGTAHAAWLDFSYPEILGIIGYTYFAVCVLYIPTRRWVWAPLAWFAALIGFNCVSTAAHLGFADHPAWYLWPFNNGAFGAMVMAGAVVSTIFLGKHRWHAHGQKSLLAIAFGLATLASGGLLASLGISKIRATPTWALVSVGAATLFFTLIYWICDVRKHSRWAAFAHPAGANTLMTYLLPDLCYYGFLATGSTFYATHWSSGAPGAFKSALFTVCILALSALLTRCKVRMQL, translated from the coding sequence ATGACCGCACGCACACCGGCTGCTCCGACTGCATCTTCGCGCATCGTTTCGATCGATATCTTCCGTGGTCTCACCATGACGGTGATGGTCTTCGTCAATGCGCTTGCCGAGATACGCGGCATTCCGCAATGGAGCCGTCACGAGCCTGCAGTTGTCGACGCGATGACCTATGTCGACATGGTCTTTCCGTTCTTTCTCTTCCTCGTCGGGCTTTCGCTGCCCCTTGCCATCCGTGCACGCCTGAAGAAGAACCCGTCCATGCCTGCACTCTGGCTGCACGTTATTCTGCGCTCGCTGAGCCTTGTCGTCCTCGGCCTCATTCTCGCCAACGCGGATGCCGGCAGCCGTACGCTCATGGGCCTGTCGCCGGGCGTCTGGGGTTTGCTTGCGCTCGGTGGAGGCATCCTGCTGTGGAATGTCTATCCCGGCTTTGCTTCCGGCTCGCGCCTGGTGCTCGGCCTCAAGCTCCTTGGACTTGCGCTGCTGGTCGTGATGTATGCGATCTTCCGGCGAATGGTGCACACTCCGGATGGCACGGCACACGCTGCATGGCTCGACTTCTCTTATCCCGAGATTCTGGGCATCATCGGTTACACCTATTTCGCTGTCTGCGTGCTCTATATCCCCACGCGCCGATGGGTCTGGGCGCCGCTTGCCTGGTTCGCGGCGCTGATTGGCTTTAACTGCGTTTCCACGGCGGCGCATCTCGGCTTTGCCGACCACCCGGCGTGGTATCTGTGGCCATTCAACAATGGAGCCTTCGGGGCCATGGTCATGGCCGGTGCTGTCGTCTCGACGATCTTTCTCGGCAAGCATCGCTGGCATGCGCATGGGCAGAAGAGCCTGCTGGCCATCGCCTTCGGCCTGGCCACGCTTGCCAGCGGAGGGCTGCTCGCGTCGCTCGGCATCTCGAAGATCCGCGCCACGCCTACGTGGGCGCTGGTTTCTGTTGGAGCAGCCACGCTGTTCTTTACGCTGATCTACTGGATCTGCGATGTCCGCAAGCATTCCCGCTGGGCTGCGTTTGCGCATCCTGCCGGCGCCAACACACTGATGACGTATCTGCTGCCCGATCTCTGCTACTACGGATTTCTGGCTACGGGCAGCACATTTTATGCCACCCACTGGAGCAGCGGCGCTCCCGGAGCCTTCAAGTCGGCACTCTTCACCGTATGCATTCTTGCGCTCTCGGCTCTGCTCACGCGCTGCAAAGTCCGCATGCAGCTTTAA
- a CDS encoding glycoside hydrolase family 18 protein, with protein MFQRIASLAVLAAAFSPFAPAQSRGEQIIGYVFPQEQRLQPGDISPTAMTRINFAFAKLDDNRMVPGRPVDADNLATLVALKKQNPSLAILVSVGGWSWSGGFSSMALTRQNRSAFIESAVEFLTKYNLDGLDIDWEYPAMEGATKHFRPEDTQNYTLLLKECRERFDAEQAKLHRRLYLSIAAGGDQSFIDHTQMAEVQKYVDTVNLMAYDFYEPGDGAGTGHHAPLFTNPDDPKKISGAQTVENYEHAGVPAEKLVLGLPFYGHAWGNVAAKNHGLYQPGKVIPNVYASYGNITGTMIGKGYTRYWDKTASVPYLYSEEKHVFVSYDDPESLALKCKFALEHHLAGVMFWDYESDPSHALLDAVDRSIHAGAK; from the coding sequence TTGTTCCAACGGATCGCATCGCTCGCCGTGCTCGCCGCAGCGTTTAGCCCCTTCGCGCCTGCTCAGTCTCGCGGCGAACAGATTATCGGCTATGTTTTTCCGCAGGAGCAGCGTCTCCAGCCCGGCGATATCTCGCCCACGGCGATGACCCGCATCAATTTCGCCTTCGCGAAGCTCGATGACAATCGCATGGTTCCCGGCCGGCCTGTAGATGCGGACAATTTGGCTACGCTGGTTGCGCTCAAGAAGCAGAACCCTTCGCTGGCTATTCTTGTTTCTGTTGGAGGATGGTCCTGGTCGGGCGGCTTTTCGAGCATGGCGCTCACCCGCCAGAACCGCTCCGCGTTCATCGAGAGCGCTGTCGAGTTTCTTACGAAATACAATCTCGACGGTCTCGATATCGACTGGGAATATCCTGCGATGGAAGGCGCTACGAAGCACTTCCGTCCCGAGGATACGCAGAACTACACCCTGCTCCTCAAGGAATGCCGCGAGCGCTTCGATGCCGAGCAGGCGAAGCTGCACCGTCGTCTCTATCTTTCCATTGCCGCCGGCGGAGACCAGAGCTTTATCGACCACACGCAGATGGCCGAGGTCCAGAAATACGTCGATACCGTAAACCTGATGGCGTATGACTTCTATGAGCCCGGTGATGGCGCGGGCACCGGCCATCACGCTCCGCTCTTCACCAATCCCGATGACCCGAAGAAAATATCGGGCGCGCAGACTGTCGAGAACTACGAGCATGCCGGAGTGCCTGCGGAAAAGCTGGTTCTCGGACTGCCCTTTTATGGCCACGCGTGGGGAAATGTTGCGGCGAAGAACCACGGTCTTTATCAACCGGGGAAGGTTATCCCCAACGTTTACGCCAGCTACGGCAACATCACCGGCACCATGATCGGCAAGGGCTATACCCGCTACTGGGATAAGACTGCTTCTGTGCCGTATCTCTACAGCGAAGAGAAGCATGTCTTTGTTTCCTATGACGATCCCGAGTCACTTGCACTGAAATGCAAGTTTGCTCTTGAGCATCACCTGGCCGGGGTCATGTTCTGGGACTATGAGAGCGATCCTTCGCATGCGTTGCTGGATGCTGTCGACCGCTCCATCCATGCAGGCGCAAAATGA
- a CDS encoding glycoside hydrolase family 9 protein, which translates to MRWALALCCAGALAQSARAEVRILVDQVGYEPGAAKIALVKGTAEDHPARFVLKEVSTGRTVFSGSVAAAGKIDQWGGTYWTADFSAFHEKGEYELETDGAHSCGFAIEDDLLEKETLSNVLYYFKGQRSSGLNDAADRHLKNPNGPGTIDVHGGWYDATGDYGIHLSHQNPTSYFNPQQVPLVAWSALASYRALEARGEDNFTEIDRRLLDEGLFGADFLVRIKRPGGSFYESITAPGAKKLAEDRVIGNPNWKTQIKKNTADSTEHIGAAEGPHAYEASFRAGGGMAIAALALASTMPTDGDFPRATYLQTAEEAFDFLAAHNRELLNDGVENILDDYCALIAATELYRASHETKYKTAADARAASLMARLVSNGRYRDYWRADGGTRPFFHPADAGLPVVSLIAYAQIADAATQAKVRETVKRSLAFELGVTEEENNPFGYARQLVRMGDGTVRTAFFFPHDTEAAPWWQGEDARLASLAAAARLAAPLFADDTAFQASLEDYAWNQLHWILGRNPYDVSLLEGSGHGDQAYMFFRSWKYRNAPGGIVNGITAAEDNEDGIAFNQGFAVTGKDEDWRWTEQWLPHAAWYLYAVSLPHTPQH; encoded by the coding sequence ATGAGATGGGCACTGGCGCTCTGCTGCGCCGGGGCATTGGCACAGAGTGCGCGTGCCGAGGTACGGATACTGGTGGACCAGGTAGGCTACGAACCGGGCGCGGCGAAGATCGCTCTGGTCAAGGGCACGGCGGAGGATCATCCGGCGCGGTTTGTGCTGAAAGAAGTCTCGACCGGCAGAACGGTCTTCTCCGGAAGCGTCGCTGCAGCGGGAAAGATAGACCAGTGGGGTGGCACATACTGGACAGCAGACTTCTCTGCCTTTCATGAAAAAGGCGAATATGAGCTCGAGACAGATGGGGCACACTCATGCGGCTTCGCCATTGAAGACGACCTGCTCGAGAAAGAGACGCTGTCGAATGTCCTCTACTACTTCAAGGGACAGCGCTCGAGCGGCCTGAATGACGCGGCCGACCGGCACCTGAAGAATCCGAACGGACCGGGAACCATCGACGTGCATGGCGGCTGGTATGACGCGACAGGCGACTACGGCATCCATCTCTCGCACCAGAATCCGACCTCGTATTTCAACCCGCAGCAGGTGCCGCTGGTAGCGTGGAGCGCGCTTGCCAGCTATCGCGCACTGGAGGCGCGCGGCGAGGACAACTTCACTGAAATCGATCGGCGGCTGCTGGATGAGGGGCTGTTCGGCGCAGACTTCCTGGTACGGATAAAGCGGCCCGGCGGCTCGTTTTATGAGAGCATCACCGCGCCGGGTGCGAAGAAGCTGGCCGAAGACCGGGTGATCGGGAATCCGAACTGGAAGACGCAGATCAAGAAAAACACGGCGGACTCCACCGAGCACATCGGCGCAGCCGAGGGACCGCATGCCTATGAGGCAAGCTTCCGCGCCGGCGGCGGCATGGCGATTGCCGCGCTTGCGCTGGCCAGCACCATGCCGACCGACGGAGACTTTCCCCGCGCAACCTATCTCCAGACAGCAGAAGAGGCCTTCGATTTTCTGGCAGCGCATAACCGCGAGTTGCTGAATGACGGAGTAGAAAACATCCTCGACGACTACTGCGCGCTGATAGCTGCGACCGAACTCTATCGGGCCTCGCACGAAACGAAATACAAGACAGCGGCGGATGCGCGTGCCGCGAGTCTAATGGCACGGCTGGTCTCGAACGGCAGGTACCGCGACTACTGGCGTGCCGACGGAGGAACGCGGCCCTTCTTTCATCCTGCAGATGCGGGCCTGCCCGTAGTCAGCCTGATCGCCTACGCGCAGATTGCCGATGCGGCGACGCAGGCGAAGGTGCGCGAGACGGTGAAGCGGTCGCTCGCATTCGAGCTGGGCGTCACGGAAGAGGAAAACAATCCCTTCGGCTATGCGCGCCAGCTCGTCCGCATGGGCGACGGAACCGTGCGGACGGCCTTCTTCTTTCCCCATGACACCGAGGCCGCGCCGTGGTGGCAGGGCGAGGATGCGCGGCTGGCGTCACTGGCAGCCGCGGCCCGCCTCGCAGCCCCGCTCTTCGCGGACGACACAGCCTTCCAGGCCAGTCTCGAAGACTACGCATGGAACCAGCTGCACTGGATTCTGGGCAGAAATCCCTACGACGTGAGCCTGCTCGAGGGCAGCGGGCACGGCGACCAGGCGTACATGTTCTTCCGCTCGTGGAAATACCGCAATGCGCCGGGCGGAATCGTAAACGGCATTACCGCCGCCGAAGACAACGAGGACGGCATCGCCTTCAACCAGGGCTTCGCCGTCACCGGCAAGGACGAGGACTGGCGCTGGACCGAACAGTGGCTGCCGCATGCCGCCTGGTACCTCTACGCCGTGAGCCTGCCGCATACCCCGCAACACTGA